Genomic DNA from Pedosphaera parvula Ellin514:
TTGGGGAGTGAATGGGGCGGGTTGTGGGCCGCGTACGCGGATGGGCTCGACGGATGTGATTGGAGCTACGACGAGGTTAGAGTTCGAGTCTTTCCAGACGGGCACCAGCCTCACTCCACCGAGTTATTGATTGCTGGCGCGCGGGATTGAATTTTTGGATTTGATTTGGGCGTGGGATGGAGGATGTTGGCGGCTAAATGAACTGGCTGGCACACTCGCTCTTGTCCGAACCTTCGGCGGAGTTTCGCATGGGGAATATCCTGGCGGACATTCTGCGAAGGCCAGAGTTGGAGTTAATGCCGGTGGGGATTTTGCGCGGGGTGGCGTGTCATCGAAGGATTGATGCTTTCACGGATCGGCATCCGATTATCCGGCAGAGCAAGCAGCGGGTGAATGGTTCGTTCCGGAGGTATGCGAGCATTTTGGTGGATGTGTTCTACGATCATTTGCTGGCGAAGGAGTGGCATCGGCATGCGACGGTGTCGCTGGAGCAATTCACGTCGGAGGTGTATGCGGGGATTGATGAGTTGCCGCGCGAGGTGCCGTTGATGGCGCGGATGAGATTGGAGCAGATGCGGAGGGAGAATTGGCTGGGGCGATATCGGGAGATTGAGGGAATCAGGCAAGCGTTGGAGGGCGTGGGTAGTCGATTGCGGCGACCGGTGGATTTGGGTGCGGCGGTGGCGGATTTGGAGATGCATTACGACGGGTTCAAAGAGGATTTTGGGATGTTCTTTCCGGAGTTGAGAAAGCACGTGGAGGGTAATACTGCAGAAATTGAATAGCCAAAAAAACACAAACGGCGCAAAGGAATGGAGTTCGGAACCTTACCCGCAGAACACGGAGGATAAGATAGAAGAGAGGCGGAGAATCGCAATTCTAAAGGATTTTTACTTTTTATTTCACCTCGACTTGAGTCGTGATTGTAATGGCTTTCGGGCTTTTCATTTCGTTGCGGCTTGATTGGTCCTTGCGGGATCAATGCGCTGGAGGGCGGTTTGGATTTCTTTTTCGAGGTCTGACGGGGCGTCCTTCAGAAGGTTGGTGAGTTTGGGAATGGCTGCCTTGGAGGCAGGGCCGTATCGGCCGAGCATCCAGACGGCACTTTTGCGAACATCTGGATGTTTATCGTCCAAGGTTTCAATCAGGGCAGGGACGATGATGTCGGACTGCTTCTTATAGATGCCTCCGAAAGATGCGGCAGCCATACGGCGAACTTCGGGTGCCGGGTCTTTCAGTGCGCGGATGAGAGCAGGGACAATGACGCCGGGTTGAGTCTGGGAGAGCTCAAGAGCATTCGCAGCGATGGTGCGCACGCTGGAATTATTGTTGGTTAGCGCCTTGAGTAAAGCGGGTGTGGCTTCCGGAGCGAGTAGGGGTGTGTAGCCCCTGGGATCATATGCCAGGACATTGACGGCCTGAAGCGCGGTAGTGGGATTATCGAGACAATCGGCGATGGCTGGAATGGCAGGCTTTCCCACGGAGCCGAGAGCCTGAAGTGCCTCGAACGCCTGGTAATGACGCTGATAGCCCGTGCGAAGGTATGTCCGAAAAACAGAATAGCGTTGAAGAAAAAAATAGCACTTGTCCTTCCATTTGATTTCACGCGAGTGGAGGTCGTGGATCAGGAATGGAAGAGCATTTGTGCCCATGTTGCGAAAGGCATCGTCGCGCAGAGTGGAAGGACCCATTTGAAGCCATTGGGTGAGCGATTTGCCTTGGTAGACTGGTTCGTGAGGGCTTCGACGAAGGAGATGCCAAATAATGATGCTGATGAGGAGCAGCAACAGGGCTATGAACAGAGTGCGGCGGTTGGGCCTCATTGGTGGTTAGGATGACGCAATTTCAACAGGGAGACTAGGGAAAAACAAGGGTTTGGCCACCAGAACCTAGCCGTAAACACGCTGAACAGTTGCCAATGAAACGGTGCGCGCGTTGGCACCTCCACGCGCTGCATCGCTTGAACGTGCTGCAAGTGATGGCTCAGTCGATGAATGTGGTTGGTGTTTAATTTACGGTTTTAGTGCGATGCTCCGCAGGCAGGCAGGTTCTTCAATTTGGGCTTTTTGTTTTGATATACGATGGATGGTTCGTATATTAGCAACGCGTGCTCGAGTTGATCCCAGTTGTAGTTTCCATTGCTTTTTTGATCAGCATTTTTAGTTGGTGCTGCTGGTACTGGTTTTTCATTGCGCGTGCCAGTGCTCGTAAAGGGAAATGGGGTATCAATCGTCAGGTTGTTGATTGCCATGACTGTGGGCAGCGGATGCCAAGATTTCGCATTCCGCAGTCCTTTCAGCAAGGATGTTGGGGAGGTTGGACATGCCGATCCTGTGGCTGTGAGATGGATAAATGGGGGCGGAAGATTGAGTCTTCGGCGATTCCAAAGGCGAAGAGTCCATTACAGTGAAGCAGCGTTGTCGGCCGGGCCCCAAACCAAAATCCTTCCTGCCATTCGAAGATTTTCTTTTGGCATTCGGTATGGTAAATAATCAAGCCATGTCGAATTCCATGCGAAGCTTCTTGTATGTTTTCACGTTGGGCATGGTTTCATTCATGGGATGCACCCGTTCGACTGACACTAAACTCTCGACGATGCAGCCCGGTCAGGGTGGGAGTGCAAAGAGATCCGCGCTGGTTGGGAAAGCAGGGGCGGTGCAATTACTCGAATTTGAAAAGGACCTGGCTATTCGGGCAGTTCGGATTGTGAAGATCTCAGACACGGTCACAAATGTGGCCGCAACCGATACGATTGATGGCGACTACGGTAACGAGGTGAAGGTCGGCATCGTGCAGTTAGGGCGGGGCGGGGTGTCCAATGGCAAGTTCCTGGTTACCATCGCGGTTTCCAATTCCAGTAACCAGCTCGAAACAGGATACCTTTTTAGCATGGACTCGCGCGAGGGCCCGAAGGAGTATTATGCTCCGCGAGTCCTCAGACTTTCGAGTTCCACCTGGACACAGGTTTACAGTTTCAAGGAAAGTTTTCCACAGTCGGAGCTGAGAGTTGAATTGCTTGGAGGCGGAAAGGGCACTGAAAAATAGGCCAGATGCAGTTTGCTTATGTATAAAAGTAAGATTGACATAGTTAGTATAATTGTGTAGTGATATGAAAATACATGAGCATCGGACTGCCTATTTGTGATTTTGAGGGTACCGTTCGGAAAATGAGACTGACTCGTTGGATGAAGTATTTATTTGTGGCAGTCGAAATGAGAACTTTGGCGGGAATTGGCTTGATGACGTGCCGGTTATATCTCGGGTTAACTAGCGCTAACTTGGGCTAACTCGGGTTATCTCGCCTTAACTCGGGTTAAAAAAAGTGGACTCTGAGCAGGTAGGAAGTCGGAACTCGGAAACTTAGCCATCAAAGGCAGGCTGGTTGGGTTAACGGAACACTTTGGAGCGGAACTGAAAGAGAGTGAGGCCGAATTGAAATGAGGAGTCAAAGAATGAACGAAACGGCTGGTTGGTTTCCTAAGTTACACAATGCCATTAAGGAAATATGAGCTTGAATTAATGGTTCTACTATTTAATTTAGTCAACTCGACTGCAAAAAATTTATGAGTTCAGGAAAAATTATTGTGTGCGGTGGCGGCGGATTTATCGGTGGTCATTTGATCGCCGATTTGCTGCGTCAAGGCCATCGCGATATTCGTTCGGTGGATATCAAGCCGACGAAGGAATGGTATCAAATTTCGCCGAAGGTGGAGAATTTGCAGTTGGATTTGCAGGAGAAGGGCGCGTGCGAACAGGCGTTGAAGGGAGCGCACACGGTTTATAATCTGGCGGCGGACATGGGCGGAATGGGGTTCATCGAGAACAATCGCGCGTTGTGCATGTTGTCGGTGTTGATCAATACGCATTTGTGCATGGCGGCGAGGGACAACGGAGTGCAACGATATTTTTACGCGTCTTCGGCCTGTGTTTATGCGGCGGACAAGCAGACCATGGCGGAAGTGACCGCGTTGAAAGAAAGTGACGCCTATCCTGCTATGCCGGAGGATGGTTACGGTTGGGAGAAGCTTTTTAGTGAACGGATGTGCCGGCATTTCCGGGAAGATTTCGGGTTGCAAGCGCGGGTGGCGCGTTATCACAACGTTTACGGACCTTACGGGACCTATGAGGGCGGTCGTGAGAAGGCGCCGGCAGCGGTTTGCCGGAAAGTGATTTCCGCGAAGCTGAGCGGCAAGCATGAGATAGAGATTTGGGGTGATGGCAAGCAGACCCGGAGTTTCATGTATATCGATGATTGCGTGAAGGGAACGCAGGATATTTTGGCGAGTGAGATTTTGGAGCCGATCAACCTGGGTAGCAGCGAATTGGTGACGATTAACGGGTTGGTGGATCTCGTTGAGCAAATCGCCGGGATCAAGCTCAAGCGCAACTATAATCTATCGGCACCGAAAGGGGTGAAGGGGCGGAATAGTGATAATACCCTCATTCATCAATATCTGGGATGGGAGCCGAGCACCAAGTTGCGTGATGGCATGGAGAAGACGTATCGTTGGATTTACGATGAAATGACAAAGAAATGAGTGTTGGTCGTGCGGTTTTCGCATCGATCTTTACGCGTGCGTAAAGAAGTGGAAGCTCGTCAGTTATGAAGCGAATTAATTTGAGCAGTTCTCTGGTTCAATGGTCTAATTGAAGCAGAAATAAGATCATGGAAAGCCAGCCAAACAGTCCAGGTATAGTGGCAGAGTTCAAAGCGGAATTCCTCCGTTGCTGGCAATTGCTTCCGAACAAGGGATTATTCTTTGGGCTTCTGGGAGGGTGGTTGATGCTGTTCCAATTCCTCGGTAATGGCACTTTTGGGTATGTCGATACGAGTTCTCTGCTGAAATGGATGTATGCCGCCTACAACATCAAGAATACGGTGACTGATGATGGGATAGGGAATTTGGTTCCATTTGCAGTGCTGGCGCTTTTTTGGTGGAAGCGAAAGGAGTTGCTGGCTTTGAAATTGGAGCCTTGGTGGCCTGGGCTGGTGGTTTTGTTTCTTTCGCTTGCGCTGCATGTGATCGGGTATTTGGTGCAGCAACCGCGCCTTTCCATCGTCGCTCTTTTTACCGGGATTTACGGATTGACGGGTTTGGTTTGGGGATTCGGTTGGATGTGGCGGAGCTTCTTTCCCTATTTTCTATTTATCTTCAGCGTGCCGCTGGGATCGTTGGCTGAGCCCATCAGTTTTCCATTGCGTGTTTTTGTGACAAAGATTGTGGCGATGATTGCACCATTGCTTGGCATTGATGTGATTCGGGAGGGAACGCAGCTCTATGACGGAGCCAGGACCTATCAGTTTGAGGTTGCTGCAGCATGCAGCGGCATTCGAAGTCTGACGTCGATCATTGTCATAACGACAATCGTTGCTTTTGTATTTTTGTCAGGGAATTCCAAGCGAATGATCATGATTGTCGCGGCTTTTCCGCTGGCGGTCATCGGCAATGTGATTCGGTTAATGGGCGTGGTGGTGGTGGCTGATATGTTCGGGCAGGATTGGGGCAATCGCGTTCATGACAGCTTCATACTCAGCATCCTGCCGTATATTCCTGCGATTTTGGGAGTGTATGCTTTGGCGTTCTGGTTGAACAAGCCCCGGGCGGAATCACCTCTGCCATTGGAGACCAAGCCGGTATGAACAAGCAAAAATGGTTCATACTAATAACGGCCATGGGTTTGATGGCAGCCACTGCGGGAGTACTGTCGTGGTATAAGACTGCACAGAAGTTGGGTGCGCCTGGCGTGAAAACAACTCCCATTGCTGGAAGTCATCGTCTGAATATTCAGCTTCCCGAGTTGGTGTTGGATTATACCTCCGAGGCTGTGCCAACGGATCAGGGGTTGTTGGATTATATGCCGCAGGACACGAGTTTTGTGCAACGGCATTACGTGTCACAAGATGGTTTTCATACGATACTGAACGTGGTCCTGATGGGCACAGATCGCACGAGTATTCATAAGCCGCAGTTTTGCCTGAGGGGTCAGGGTTGGGACATTGATGGCGGGAAGTCGACGGAAACCACGATCCGCATGACCCGCCCTTATGCTTATGATTTGCCAGTCATGAAACTGATCGCGTCGCGAACCTTTTCAGAAAAAGGGCGCTCGTTTACCAAGCAAGGAGTTTATGTTTACTGGTTTGTGGCGGACAACGACCTGACCGCACAGCACCGGACGCGCATGTGGCACATGAGCATGAATTTGCTAAGGACGGGCGTTTTGGAGCGCTGGGCTTATGTAACTTGCTTTGCTGTGTGCGATCCCGGTGAAGAGGAGGCAACTTTTGAGCGGATGAAGAAATTTATTGCGGCTTCCACGCCTCAATTTCAGCTGGCAGCTGGTCCTCATGCTGCAACTGCCGAATTACCACAGACGGCTTCTAGATGAGCGGTTCAGAAGTCAGTTTGATTATCAGAAAGGCCGACCTTGTTATTTACATCCAACGGATGTGGATCAGAAACCGAATGAATTTTGGTTAGCTAAGCCGTGCCATGTTACGTCGTCATCGCCAGATAAAGATGCAAATCCAACAGTTGTTGGATGCTTTGTTGTTTGCTGCCAGCTTCTGGTTTGCGTGGGTGTTGCGGGCGAATCCGGATGTGATCACCACCCTGCGCCTCAATCCTGTCAGTCCCTTTGACGCGTATTACTGGCTGTATCTGTTGTTGATTCCAACCGGTCCATTGGTGTTGGAAGCCCAGGGATTTTACGATCGACCGTTGCTTTGTCCCCGGCGGAGTACCATTTGGCTGTTGTTCAAGGGCTGCTTGTTCACCACGATTGGTTTGATCATGGCGTTGTTCTTTCTGCGCCTCGAACTCGCGCGTTCAGTTGCGGTCTTATTCGGCATCAATAGCTTTTTCTTGATATTTTTAAAGGAAGAGGTGGTTCGCCTGGGTTTGAAGAGCAAGTTTGCGCAGTCCCAGATCGAACGGCGGTTCATTCTGGTGGGTACGGAAGAGGAAACCGCCGAAATGCGCAAGGAGTTAAAAGCCCGCCCGGAAGCAGGCTTGGTGGTGCTGGCAGAGGTGGACCTCAATCATACTTCAATAGAGGCGATGACCAATATGCTGCATGAACACTCCGTGAACGGGGTGATTCTCAACGCCAAACACAATTACTTCCAACAGGTGGAGGCCGCAATCCGCACCTGCGAACTTGAAGGCGTGGAAGTCTGGCTGGTGGCTGACTTCTTCAAAACGCAGATTTCCCGTCCAAGTTTTGATGACTTTCACGGCCGGCCTGTGCTGGTGTTCAGTTCGACGCCGCAAGCATCCTGGCAGAGCGTTCTTAAGCAAGTGCTTGATTTTATGGTGGCCTTGGTGGTTGTAGTCTCGTTTTCCTGGGCTTTTGCTCTGGTGGCCATGCTCATCAAGCTGAACTCACCTGGGCCGGTGTTATTCAGGCAGAAACGTTGTGGCGTGAACGGCCAGCCTTTCACTATCTTTAAGTTTCGCACCATGGAAACAAATGCGGAGCAGCGCAAGCATGAACTGGCGGCCATGAATGAGATGTCCGGGCCGGTGTTTAAAATGAAAAACGATCCGCGCATTACACCCATCGGTCGTATTCTGCGCAAGTATAGCATTGATGAGGTTCCGCAGTTTTTTAACGTGTTACGGGGGGAAATGAGCCTCGTGGGGCCACGGCCATTGCCGGTCGACGAAGTAAAGCGCTTCGATGATCTGGCTCATCGCAGGCGGCTCAGTGTGAAACCCGGTCTAACATGCCTTTGGCAGATAAGCGGACGGAATGACTTGTCTGATTTTCGCGATTGGGTGAGGCTCGATCTTGAATATATTGATAATTGGTCCCTGTGGCTGGATTTGAAAATCATGTGGCGAACCGTCCCAGTGGTGCTAATTGGCAGCGGCGCCAGATAATAATTCATCTTTGATGCAAGGAGGTCTTGCCAGAGAGCCTCTGGTCTGATTCATTACGCAGTCTTATGCCTGCAAAGCGAACGTTTGTGAAAACAAAACAACCCACTTCCGTGGTCACCGGGGGGGCAGGCTTTTTGGGTTCACATCTCACCGATCTTCTGCTTGAGCGCGGCCACAGGGTAATTGCGATTGACAATCTGGTGACGGGTGCGGTGAAAAACATTGCCCATCTCGCGGGTAACAGTCAGTTCAAATTTATAAACCAGGACGTAACGGAATATATTTATCTGGACGAACCTGTTCAGTATGTCTGGCATTTTGCTTCGCCTGCCAGCCCGATTGATTATCTTGAAATTCCGATTAAGACTTTGAAAGTGGGTTCCTTGGGAACACACAAAGCTTTGGGATTGGCCAAAGCCAAAGGAGCGCGATTCCTCATAGCCTCCACCTCTGAAATCTATGGTGATCCTCTGGTCCATCCGCAGCGGGAGGAATATTGGGGGAATGTCAACACGATCGGACCACGCAGTTGTTATGACGAAGCCAAGCGCTTCGGAGAGGCACTGACGATGGCATATCATCGTGAGCATGGCGTTGAAGTGCGGATCGTGCGCATTTTTAACACCTATGGGCCCAGGATGCGTTTGAATGATGGTCGTGTGGTGCCGGCCTTTATCAGCCAGGCGTTGCAGAACAAGCCTTTAACGGTTTTTGGCGAGGGGAATCAGACGCGCAGTTTCTGCTATTGCTCAGACCTGATTGCGGGAATTTACCGATTAATGAACAGTTCTGTGGATGAACCTGTCAATATTGGTAACCCGCACGAGATGACCGTGCTGGAATTTGCAAAAGAGATTATTCAGGCGACTGGATCAAGAAGTAAAATTGTGTTTAAGGCTTTACCACAGGATGATCCGAAGCAGCGTCGGCCAGATATCACGCGTGCGAGGACAAGGTTGAAATGGGAGCCCAAGGTTTCCTTACAGGAGGGTTTGATAAAAACCATTGATCACTTTCGAGGCAGACTATGATGTGCGGGATAATTTTGCCGACTGAAATAGAGGCGGAAAGTATCAAAAAAAATATTTTGTGTTTGACCGCCAGACGTAATTTCGGTAACCACCACGAATTGCCTTTGAATTGTACCGGCCAAAGAGCAAAATTTGCCGGTCAATTGGAGGACGAAAAAATAGAATGTTAAATTCAAAGTCATTTCTGACGGTCGACTTCGGGGCAGGTAGCCTCAAGTTGGCTGAGTTTGAAATTAACGAAGCCGGCGGCTTGCGTTTAAAGCAATATGGCCTCAAGCCCCTCGGGTTGGAGGGCTCGAAGGAGGAAACGCGCGAAGCTGCCATGCTTAAGGCACTGCAGGAGGTTTTGGCGGAAAAGGGGATCAAGGCCAAGGATGTCAATGTCTGTGCGCCCGGCTTTCACGTTTTTTCCAAATTTGTAAAACTTCCGCCGGTCGATACTTCCAAAGTCACCCAGATCATCCAATATGAGGCGCAACAGAATGTGCCTTTCCCGCTTTCGGAAGTGGTTTGGGATTACCAGATTTTGGGCTCATCGGCCAGTGGCGAACTGGAAGTGCTTCTGGTTGCAATCAAATCCGAAATTGTAGAAGGCCTCTTCCGAGTAACCGAAAAGGCCGGGCTGCGCCTCCAGTTGGCGGATGTATCCCCTGCGGCTCTTTGTAATGCCTTCCGATATAATTACGGTGACCTGGAAGACTGCACCATGCTGTTGGACATAGGCGCGAAGACGAGCAACCTGTTGTTTTTCGAAAAAGGAAAAGTCTATTCCCGCAGCATCAATCTGGGTGCCAATTCAATCAGCCAGGATTTTGCCAACGAATCAAAGTTGCCTTTTCCCGAAGCCGAGGCCAAGAAAATCAGTGAGGGGTTCGTCAGCTTGGGAGGTGCGTACGAGGAGCCTGAAAATCCACATCAAGCCGCTATTTCCAAGATCGCCCGGCAGTTCATGACCCGGTTGCACATTCAGGTAAATCAGACCATGCAGTTTTATCGCGGCCAGCAGGGTGGCTCTCCGCCGCAACGGTTGTTTCTATCCGGTGGGGCTTCGATCATGCCTTATACCGCACAATTTTTCGCAGAAAAACTTAATGTGCCGGTGGAGTATTTTAATCCGTTTCGAAACGTTCAGATCGATCCGGCGATTAATTTGGAGGAGTTGGCTCGGGTCGCGCATTCTTTGGGGGAGGTTGTTGGGTTGGGATTGCGTAATCTTGCGCATTGCCCGGTTGAACTGAACCTGATGCCTGAAAGCACCCTGAATTGGGTTAATTTCAATCAAAAAAAACCCTACTTCATTGCCACAGTTTTCAGCTTGGTCGCAGTTGTGTTTGCAACGGGCTTCATTTTCGATCGTCTGGCAAATGTCTATACGGACGAACTGGACAAGTTGAAGCAGGACATAGCACCGTTATTGGCAAAAGAATCAGCCTTTAACAAGGCCTACAAGGATATGCAAAAATCCCAGCAGGATGCGCTGCAATACGCAACCTTGCTCGGAGATCGCTTTTATTGGGGCGAGGTTCTCACGGACATGCACCGCACCATGGCGCAGGTGGAAGGTGAAACCGGGGCGAGTTTGCACACTCCCACGGGAGTCTGGATCGAAAAAATGATAAGTGCACGTATGTCTGCTGAAGAACTTGCAGCCACTAACGAAGGTGCGCCTGCAGTCAATCCGTTTGACCCGGCAGTTTATGGCGGGCGCGGTGCCAGAGGGCGGATGGGATTGCCCGGGCAGGATCCTACAGTTCCTCCTGCTGCTGAACAGGCTCCGGCCTCTCCGACCCCTGAGGGTACTCCAG
This window encodes:
- a CDS encoding UDP-glucuronic acid decarboxylase family protein, which translates into the protein MPAKRTFVKTKQPTSVVTGGAGFLGSHLTDLLLERGHRVIAIDNLVTGAVKNIAHLAGNSQFKFINQDVTEYIYLDEPVQYVWHFASPASPIDYLEIPIKTLKVGSLGTHKALGLAKAKGARFLIASTSEIYGDPLVHPQREEYWGNVNTIGPRSCYDEAKRFGEALTMAYHREHGVEVRIVRIFNTYGPRMRLNDGRVVPAFISQALQNKPLTVFGEGNQTRSFCYCSDLIAGIYRLMNSSVDEPVNIGNPHEMTVLEFAKEIIQATGSRSKIVFKALPQDDPKQRRPDITRARTRLKWEPKVSLQEGLIKTIDHFRGRL
- a CDS encoding exosortase-associated EpsI family protein, with the protein product MGLMAATAGVLSWYKTAQKLGAPGVKTTPIAGSHRLNIQLPELVLDYTSEAVPTDQGLLDYMPQDTSFVQRHYVSQDGFHTILNVVLMGTDRTSIHKPQFCLRGQGWDIDGGKSTETTIRMTRPYAYDLPVMKLIASRTFSEKGRSFTKQGVYVYWFVADNDLTAQHRTRMWHMSMNLLRTGVLERWAYVTCFAVCDPGEEEATFERMKKFIAASTPQFQLAAGPHAATAELPQTASR
- a CDS encoding exosortase/archaeosortase family protein, whose translation is MESQPNSPGIVAEFKAEFLRCWQLLPNKGLFFGLLGGWLMLFQFLGNGTFGYVDTSSLLKWMYAAYNIKNTVTDDGIGNLVPFAVLALFWWKRKELLALKLEPWWPGLVVLFLSLALHVIGYLVQQPRLSIVALFTGIYGLTGLVWGFGWMWRSFFPYFLFIFSVPLGSLAEPISFPLRVFVTKIVAMIAPLLGIDVIREGTQLYDGARTYQFEVAAACSGIRSLTSIIVITTIVAFVFLSGNSKRMIMIVAAFPLAVIGNVIRLMGVVVVADMFGQDWGNRVHDSFILSILPYIPAILGVYALAFWLNKPRAESPLPLETKPV
- a CDS encoding ACP phosphodiesterase, which codes for MNWLAHSLLSEPSAEFRMGNILADILRRPELELMPVGILRGVACHRRIDAFTDRHPIIRQSKQRVNGSFRRYASILVDVFYDHLLAKEWHRHATVSLEQFTSEVYAGIDELPREVPLMARMRLEQMRRENWLGRYREIEGIRQALEGVGSRLRRPVDLGAAVADLEMHYDGFKEDFGMFFPELRKHVEGNTAEIE
- the pilM gene encoding type IV pilus assembly protein PilM — protein: MLNSKSFLTVDFGAGSLKLAEFEINEAGGLRLKQYGLKPLGLEGSKEETREAAMLKALQEVLAEKGIKAKDVNVCAPGFHVFSKFVKLPPVDTSKVTQIIQYEAQQNVPFPLSEVVWDYQILGSSASGELEVLLVAIKSEIVEGLFRVTEKAGLRLQLADVSPAALCNAFRYNYGDLEDCTMLLDIGAKTSNLLFFEKGKVYSRSINLGANSISQDFANESKLPFPEAEAKKISEGFVSLGGAYEEPENPHQAAISKIARQFMTRLHIQVNQTMQFYRGQQGGSPPQRLFLSGGASIMPYTAQFFAEKLNVPVEYFNPFRNVQIDPAINLEELARVAHSLGEVVGLGLRNLAHCPVELNLMPESTLNWVNFNQKKPYFIATVFSLVAVVFATGFIFDRLANVYTDELDKLKQDIAPLLAKESAFNKAYKDMQKSQQDALQYATLLGDRFYWGEVLTDMHRTMAQVEGETGASLHTPTGVWIEKMISARMSAEELAATNEGAPAVNPFDPAVYGGRGARGRMGLPGQDPTVPPAAEQAPASPTPEGTPATPAPRRGPKGSSSSTNEISTITILCRAVDVTSSSSVASANTDIAYAVERALKESPLFDKDETHLSGTINPTDANGTFTFGVDVKLKRPLKL
- a CDS encoding sugar transferase, which produces MLRRHRQIKMQIQQLLDALLFAASFWFAWVLRANPDVITTLRLNPVSPFDAYYWLYLLLIPTGPLVLEAQGFYDRPLLCPRRSTIWLLFKGCLFTTIGLIMALFFLRLELARSVAVLFGINSFFLIFLKEEVVRLGLKSKFAQSQIERRFILVGTEEETAEMRKELKARPEAGLVVLAEVDLNHTSIEAMTNMLHEHSVNGVILNAKHNYFQQVEAAIRTCELEGVEVWLVADFFKTQISRPSFDDFHGRPVLVFSSTPQASWQSVLKQVLDFMVALVVVVSFSWAFALVAMLIKLNSPGPVLFRQKRCGVNGQPFTIFKFRTMETNAEQRKHELAAMNEMSGPVFKMKNDPRITPIGRILRKYSIDEVPQFFNVLRGEMSLVGPRPLPVDEVKRFDDLAHRRRLSVKPGLTCLWQISGRNDLSDFRDWVRLDLEYIDNWSLWLDLKIMWRTVPVVLIGSGAR
- a CDS encoding NAD-dependent epimerase/dehydratase family protein, with the protein product MSSGKIIVCGGGGFIGGHLIADLLRQGHRDIRSVDIKPTKEWYQISPKVENLQLDLQEKGACEQALKGAHTVYNLAADMGGMGFIENNRALCMLSVLINTHLCMAARDNGVQRYFYASSACVYAADKQTMAEVTALKESDAYPAMPEDGYGWEKLFSERMCRHFREDFGLQARVARYHNVYGPYGTYEGGREKAPAAVCRKVISAKLSGKHEIEIWGDGKQTRSFMYIDDCVKGTQDILASEILEPINLGSSELVTINGLVDLVEQIAGIKLKRNYNLSAPKGVKGRNSDNTLIHQYLGWEPSTKLRDGMEKTYRWIYDEMTKK
- a CDS encoding HEAT repeat domain-containing protein; translation: MRPNRRTLFIALLLLLISIIIWHLLRRSPHEPVYQGKSLTQWLQMGPSTLRDDAFRNMGTNALPFLIHDLHSREIKWKDKCYFFLQRYSVFRTYLRTGYQRHYQAFEALQALGSVGKPAIPAIADCLDNPTTALQAVNVLAYDPRGYTPLLAPEATPALLKALTNNNSSVRTIAANALELSQTQPGVIVPALIRALKDPAPEVRRMAAASFGGIYKKQSDIIVPALIETLDDKHPDVRKSAVWMLGRYGPASKAAIPKLTNLLKDAPSDLEKEIQTALQRIDPARTNQAATK